The following coding sequences lie in one Nocardioides sambongensis genomic window:
- the lepB gene encoding signal peptidase I encodes MTERTGLLGRLGPPVRAEGRQRSARRWAAAGVTLALAVLAAVGVHLADRWDRIVITSGSMTPTLAVDATAWLDTAAAGGDGIQRGDVVAFTAPRGWGRPGEPTVLVKRVIATGGEEVACCGPDGALLVNGTPLAEPYLPTGVAPSLLAFDLTLPEGTLWVMGDDRAHSRDSRQAALGARTAGPAPYRWTRCWGGWSCPDEIPASVGDCDTMTVMVANPSADEDGQGPLLTLDELTQRAGISVRTLRFYTTRGLVPPPIRRGRSGYYSADHAARLELVQELQSHGFTLAAIEKYVAGIPADATPEDIALARTMLAPWQADLPVEMTHEQVESKAGRALSEEDIATLQALGVLRIRESGYLVATNQLAIGIRLLELGFPRKVAAAAAAVYAEHGEQMAKELYDVIHRELAPLYDDAESDHFREVMERLKPLSVGGLVSAYEAAVTRAARAPRWR; translated from the coding sequence ATGACGGAGAGGACCGGGCTGCTCGGGCGGCTCGGTCCTCCCGTGCGCGCGGAGGGCCGCCAGCGCTCCGCGCGGCGGTGGGCCGCGGCCGGGGTCACGCTCGCGCTCGCCGTCCTCGCGGCGGTCGGCGTGCACCTCGCGGACCGGTGGGACCGGATCGTGATCACCTCCGGCTCGATGACACCGACCCTGGCCGTCGACGCGACGGCGTGGCTGGACACCGCCGCCGCGGGTGGGGATGGCATCCAGCGCGGCGACGTGGTCGCGTTCACCGCACCCCGGGGATGGGGTCGACCGGGTGAGCCCACGGTGCTGGTGAAACGGGTGATCGCCACCGGCGGCGAGGAGGTCGCCTGCTGCGGTCCCGACGGCGCCCTCCTCGTCAACGGGACTCCCCTCGCCGAGCCGTACCTTCCGACCGGGGTCGCGCCGAGCCTGCTGGCCTTCGACCTGACCCTGCCGGAGGGGACCCTGTGGGTGATGGGTGATGACCGCGCCCACTCCCGGGACTCGCGCCAGGCCGCACTGGGGGCGCGGACGGCGGGGCCGGCGCCGTACCGATGGACTCGGTGCTGGGGCGGGTGGTCGTGCCCCGATGAGATCCCCGCATCCGTCGGCGACTGTGACACGATGACTGTCATGGTTGCGAACCCGAGCGCCGACGAGGACGGGCAGGGCCCCCTGCTGACCCTCGACGAGCTGACCCAGCGCGCCGGGATCAGCGTGCGGACGCTGCGCTTCTACACCACCCGCGGCCTGGTCCCGCCGCCGATCCGTCGCGGCCGGTCCGGCTACTACTCCGCCGACCACGCCGCTCGCCTGGAGCTGGTCCAGGAGCTGCAGAGCCACGGCTTCACGCTGGCCGCCATCGAGAAGTACGTCGCCGGCATCCCCGCCGACGCCACCCCGGAGGACATCGCGCTGGCCCGCACCATGCTGGCCCCCTGGCAGGCCGACCTGCCCGTGGAGATGACCCACGAGCAGGTCGAGTCGAAGGCGGGCCGCGCCCTCTCCGAGGAGGACATCGCCACCCTCCAGGCGCTCGGCGTGCTGCGGATCCGGGAGAGCGGCTACCTGGTCGCCACCAATCAGCTGGCCATCGGCATCCGCCTGCTCGAGCTCGGCTTCCCGCGCAAGGTCGCGGCCGCCGCGGCCGCCGTCTACGCCGAGCACGGGGAGCAGATGGCCAAGGAGCTCTACGACGTGATCCACCGCGAGCTCGCTCCGCTCTACGACGACGCCGAGTCCGACCACTTCCGCGAGGTGATGGAGCGGCTCAAGCCGCTCTCCGTGGGCGGTCTGGTCTCGGCGTACGAGGCTGCGGTGACCCGGGCGGCCCGGGCGCCGCGCTGGCGCTGA
- a CDS encoding Ig-like domain-containing protein yields the protein MPVHWQGFELVSRDFWAQNPLTPAARDCINGNPGGQIDSTDACGHATTTGLSLSDTSVAGPDTVTATISVSGPGEQQPSGTVSLIDGDALLGTAEVGDAGTVELELPADLAVGEHSLIAAFAPGDGTAWLTSTSEPVLLTVTDPALATSTIKASAPAEVKASARAKVKVRVSTDGGASPTGRVVLRDGQRTVGGARLTGGTATVLLKKLAPGRHVLTVSYAGDDATAASSTTLRLRVVR from the coding sequence ATGCCGGTCCACTGGCAAGGCTTCGAGCTGGTCTCCCGTGACTTCTGGGCGCAGAACCCGCTCACCCCGGCCGCACGGGACTGCATCAACGGCAACCCCGGGGGCCAGATCGACTCCACCGACGCCTGCGGCCATGCGACGACCACCGGCCTGAGCCTGTCCGACACGTCGGTCGCGGGCCCCGACACCGTCACCGCCACGATCAGCGTCAGCGGACCCGGCGAGCAGCAGCCGAGCGGCACCGTCTCGCTGATCGACGGTGACGCGCTGCTCGGCACGGCCGAGGTGGGCGACGCCGGCACGGTGGAGCTCGAGTTGCCCGCGGACCTCGCGGTCGGTGAGCACAGCCTGATCGCCGCCTTCGCCCCCGGTGACGGCACCGCGTGGCTGACCTCGACCTCGGAGCCGGTCCTGCTCACGGTGACCGACCCGGCACTGGCCACCAGCACGATCAAGGCCAGCGCACCGGCCGAGGTCAAGGCGTCGGCACGGGCGAAGGTGAAGGTGCGGGTGAGCACCGACGGCGGCGCCTCACCGACAGGTCGGGTCGTCCTCCGGGACGGCCAGCGGACGGTCGGCGGTGCCCGGCTCACCGGAGGTACGGCGACCGTGCTGCTGAAGAAGCTGGCTCCCGGCCGACACGTGCTCACCGTCAGCTACGCCGGTGACGACGCCACGGCGGCCAGCAGCACCACGCTGCGGCTGCGGGTGGTCCGCTAG
- a CDS encoding helix-turn-helix domain-containing protein — protein sequence MTGEGYRARQPGAVDSAFAVLEAVATLGPGTTSRDLVDTLPMSKATVYRIVKHLVESEYLVRTPDLAGFMLGRRVLDLARSALPQEESHLAPRERHHERAGAETKPS from the coding sequence GTGACCGGCGAGGGCTATCGCGCCCGCCAACCGGGGGCCGTGGACAGCGCGTTCGCGGTGCTCGAGGCCGTGGCGACCCTGGGGCCCGGGACCACCAGTCGCGACCTCGTCGACACGCTGCCGATGTCCAAGGCGACGGTCTACCGGATCGTCAAGCACCTCGTGGAGTCGGAGTACCTGGTCCGGACCCCCGACCTGGCCGGCTTCATGCTGGGCCGACGGGTGCTGGACCTCGCCCGCTCCGCCCTCCCGCAGGAGGAGTCTCATTTGGCACCGCGGGAACGTCACCACGAGCGCGCCGGGGCGGAAACAAAGCCTTCCTAG
- a CDS encoding APC family permease has product MEPEHPRRRRRTPPALAERSVYHGLDRRSVRYGDLVAHSIAVICPSASALSTAFALPRVVGDGAWLSVLLGIGLSWLLASAFGEFAARFTATGSLYTYAAKGLGATAGLVVGCGLLLGYTALVQYGLVDASNQVGQAYVAFGGGGPPSPVVLAGFVVLAASACVGVLWRGIRWSSRFAFAAEAITLTTLAAVLGWTAVQHGLGLDRVLSLDDAAPGRVLAGAAMVMTVTIGFESCAALAVEAERPFRTVPRAMRVSVLVTGAVMLSALLVSSGVAPGERVRGRWFSDRVVSPADGLVLLVVGLSYLALAVCVWTAASRLLFAFAREGLLPARLGRTGSRTAIPGFAVLVLLPFALAQPLLLTLRGKDPGTGSYDVLVSATVILMLAYGITAAATIPFVGRLDELTPRVAATAAVGVVGTAALTWIELRDNLARGGYDVALAVLAVVLAGVAWRAALRRRTTGVARVGGHEEPLRSEVLVPAPGAGPAGPR; this is encoded by the coding sequence ATGGAACCCGAGCACCCCCGACGACGGCGCCGCACGCCGCCGGCGCTGGCCGAGCGGTCGGTCTACCACGGACTGGACCGTCGGTCCGTCCGGTACGGCGACCTCGTCGCGCACTCGATCGCCGTCATCTGTCCCTCGGCCAGCGCCCTCAGCACCGCCTTCGCCCTGCCCCGTGTGGTCGGCGATGGCGCCTGGCTCAGCGTGCTGCTCGGGATCGGGCTCTCCTGGTTGCTGGCCTCGGCGTTCGGCGAGTTCGCCGCGCGCTTCACCGCCACCGGCTCGCTCTACACCTACGCGGCGAAGGGTCTGGGCGCCACCGCCGGCCTGGTCGTCGGATGCGGCCTGCTGCTCGGCTACACGGCGCTGGTGCAGTACGGCCTCGTCGACGCGAGCAACCAGGTCGGTCAGGCGTACGTCGCGTTCGGCGGTGGCGGACCGCCGAGCCCGGTGGTGCTGGCCGGCTTCGTGGTGCTGGCGGCGTCGGCCTGCGTCGGCGTGCTCTGGCGGGGGATCCGTTGGTCGAGCCGGTTCGCCTTCGCTGCCGAGGCGATCACCCTGACCACCCTGGCCGCGGTGCTCGGCTGGACGGCGGTCCAGCACGGGCTCGGGCTGGACCGCGTCCTCTCGCTCGACGACGCCGCGCCCGGTCGGGTGCTGGCCGGCGCGGCGATGGTGATGACGGTGACCATCGGCTTCGAGTCCTGCGCCGCGCTCGCCGTCGAGGCGGAGCGTCCGTTCCGCACGGTGCCCCGCGCCATGCGCGTGAGTGTGTTGGTGACCGGGGCGGTGATGCTCTCCGCTCTGCTGGTCAGCAGCGGCGTGGCTCCGGGCGAGCGGGTGCGCGGCCGGTGGTTCTCCGACCGGGTCGTCTCCCCCGCCGACGGGCTGGTCCTCCTGGTGGTCGGTCTGTCCTACCTCGCACTCGCAGTCTGCGTGTGGACCGCGGCCAGTCGGCTGCTCTTCGCCTTCGCTCGCGAGGGCCTGCTCCCCGCCCGGCTCGGCCGCACCGGCTCCCGGACTGCGATCCCGGGCTTCGCGGTCCTGGTCCTGCTTCCCTTCGCGCTCGCGCAACCGCTCCTGCTCACCCTGCGCGGGAAGGACCCCGGCACCGGCTCCTACGACGTGCTCGTCTCGGCCACGGTGATCCTGATGCTGGCCTACGGCATCACGGCGGCCGCGACGATCCCGTTCGTCGGCAGGCTCGACGAGCTCACCCCGCGCGTGGCCGCGACGGCCGCGGTCGGCGTCGTCGGCACCGCCGCACTGACCTGGATCGAGCTCCGCGACAACCTCGCCCGAGGCGGGTACGACGTCGCGCTGGCCGTGCTCGCCGTGGTGCTCGCAGGGGTGGCCTGGCGGGCGGCGCTGCGGCGCCGTACAACCGGGGTGGCGCGGGTCGGCGGCCACGAGGAGCCACTGCGCTCCGAGGTGCTGGTCCCCGCACCCGGCGCCGGACCAGCGGGTCCACGGTGA
- a CDS encoding acetyl-CoA C-acetyltransferase, giving the protein MAEAFVYDHIRTPRGKGKANGTLHEVKPVDLAVGLLDAVKERNPGLDPARVDDVVLGVVSPIGDQGGDIAKTAAIAAGYPDTVAGVQLNRFCASGLEAVNQAAGRVRGGFEDLILAGGVESMSRVPMGSDGGAWAADPATAFKAGFVPQGIGADLIATLEGWGREDVDAYAAESHHRAAKAWANGYFDNAIVPVTDLNGLTVLDRDETVRPDTSVEGLAGLRPSFAQIGADAGFDDVALEKYHWVEKINHVHHAGNSSGIVDGAALTVIGNEQVGSDLGLTPRARILATAVSGADPIIMLTGPAPAARKALAKAGLEVGDIDLFEINEAFAAVAMRFMRDMDISHEITNVNGGAIAMGHPLGATGAMILGTLIDELERRDLRRGLATLCVGGGMGIATIVERV; this is encoded by the coding sequence ATGGCAGAAGCATTCGTGTACGACCACATCCGCACGCCCCGCGGTAAGGGCAAGGCGAACGGCACCCTCCACGAGGTGAAGCCCGTCGACCTCGCCGTCGGCCTGCTCGACGCGGTCAAGGAGCGCAACCCGGGCCTGGACCCGGCGCGCGTGGACGACGTCGTCCTCGGCGTCGTGTCGCCGATCGGCGACCAGGGCGGCGACATCGCCAAGACCGCCGCGATCGCGGCCGGCTACCCCGACACCGTCGCCGGCGTGCAGCTCAACCGCTTCTGCGCCTCGGGCCTGGAGGCCGTCAACCAGGCGGCAGGCCGCGTTCGCGGTGGCTTCGAGGACCTGATCCTCGCCGGTGGCGTCGAGTCGATGAGCCGGGTGCCGATGGGTTCGGACGGCGGCGCGTGGGCGGCCGACCCGGCCACCGCCTTCAAGGCCGGCTTCGTCCCCCAGGGCATCGGCGCCGACCTGATCGCCACCCTCGAGGGCTGGGGCCGTGAGGACGTCGACGCCTACGCCGCCGAGTCCCACCACCGTGCCGCCAAGGCGTGGGCCAACGGCTACTTCGACAACGCGATCGTGCCGGTCACCGACCTCAACGGCCTGACCGTGCTCGACCGCGACGAGACGGTCCGCCCCGACACCTCGGTCGAGGGTCTGGCCGGCCTGCGGCCGTCCTTCGCCCAGATCGGTGCCGACGCGGGCTTCGACGACGTGGCGCTGGAGAAGTACCACTGGGTCGAGAAGATCAACCACGTCCACCACGCCGGCAACTCCTCGGGCATCGTGGACGGTGCCGCGCTCACCGTGATCGGCAACGAGCAGGTCGGCTCCGACCTCGGCCTCACCCCGCGCGCCCGGATCCTGGCCACCGCGGTCTCCGGCGCCGACCCGATCATCATGCTCACCGGCCCCGCCCCGGCGGCGCGCAAGGCGCTGGCCAAGGCCGGCCTGGAGGTCGGCGACATCGACCTCTTCGAGATCAACGAGGCGTTCGCCGCGGTCGCCATGCGGTTCATGCGCGACATGGACATCAGCCACGAGATCACCAACGTCAACGGTGGCGCCATCGCGATGGGCCACCCGCTGGGCGCCACCGGCGCGATGATCCTCGGCACCCTGATCGACGAGCTCGAGCGACGCGACCTGCGCCGCGGCCTCGCCACGCTCTGCGTCGGCGGCGGCATGGGCATCGCCACGATCGTCGAGCGCGTCTGA
- a CDS encoding 3-hydroxyacyl-CoA dehydrogenase NAD-binding domain-containing protein: MSTDTQTAVRYEKDADGIVTLTLDDPNQSANTMNELYLSSMDACVDRLYDEADSVTGVVVASAKKTFFAGGDLKNMMKSGKDDGAAVFAQCEKVKSSLRRLEKLPKPVVAAINGAALGGGCEITLACNHRIAVDDRSVKIGLPESTLGLLPAGGGVTRTVRMFGLQSALMDFLLQGTQFNPQAALKKGLVDELVATRDELVPAAKAWIKANPEAGLQPWDAPGYKMPGGKPSSPALAGFLPAFPAMLRKQTKGAVFPSTRAIMSAAVEGAQVDFDTASRIESRYFVSLLTSQAAKNTIQAFFFDLQAINSGSLRPDGVDKYTARKVVVLGAGMMGAGIAYVMAKAGAEVVLKDVSVEAAEKGKSYSAGLLDKAISRGKSTEEKKAELLDRITATDDPAAAAGADIVIEAVFEDPALKAKVFAEILPHLAPDALLCSNTSTLPITELAAGLENESDRSRFIGLHFFSPVDKMPLVEIISGKETGDEALAKAYDVVLQMRKTPIVVNDSRGFYTSRVIGFMVNEGLAMLAEGIHPWSIERGTTSAGYPAPVLQLTDELNMELMAKIGKATQEAAERDGASYTPHPGQVVVEKMLEAGRPGRLRGAGFYDYAEGKRGSLWQGLADLFPVSEDQIPIEDIRDRMMFAEALETAKCFEENVITSAAAANIGSIMGIGFPPMTGGAAQFMTGYEDKESGEIGLPAFVRRADELAAKYGDRFSATPWLRDLAASGKGFPA; this comes from the coding sequence ATGAGCACCGACACCCAGACCGCCGTGCGCTATGAGAAGGACGCGGACGGCATCGTCACCCTGACCCTGGACGACCCGAACCAGAGCGCCAACACGATGAACGAGCTCTACCTGAGCTCGATGGACGCCTGCGTCGACCGCCTCTACGACGAGGCCGACTCGGTCACCGGCGTCGTCGTCGCCAGCGCGAAGAAGACCTTCTTCGCCGGCGGCGACCTGAAGAACATGATGAAGTCCGGCAAGGACGACGGCGCGGCCGTCTTCGCCCAGTGCGAGAAGGTGAAGTCCTCCCTGCGCCGCCTGGAGAAGCTGCCCAAGCCGGTCGTCGCCGCGATCAACGGCGCCGCGCTCGGTGGCGGCTGCGAGATCACCCTGGCCTGCAACCACCGGATCGCCGTGGACGACCGGTCGGTCAAGATCGGCCTCCCCGAGTCCACCCTCGGCCTGCTGCCGGCCGGCGGCGGCGTCACCCGCACCGTACGGATGTTCGGCCTGCAGAGCGCACTGATGGACTTCCTGCTCCAGGGCACCCAGTTCAATCCGCAGGCCGCGCTGAAGAAGGGCCTGGTCGACGAGCTGGTCGCCACCCGCGACGAGCTGGTCCCGGCCGCCAAGGCCTGGATCAAGGCCAACCCCGAGGCGGGCCTGCAGCCGTGGGACGCCCCCGGTTACAAGATGCCCGGCGGCAAGCCGTCCTCCCCGGCGCTGGCTGGCTTCCTGCCGGCGTTCCCGGCGATGCTGCGCAAGCAGACCAAGGGCGCGGTCTTCCCGTCCACCCGGGCGATCATGTCCGCGGCCGTCGAGGGCGCCCAGGTCGACTTCGACACCGCGTCGCGGATCGAGTCGCGCTACTTCGTCAGCCTGCTGACCAGCCAGGCCGCGAAGAACACCATCCAGGCGTTCTTCTTCGACCTGCAGGCGATCAACTCCGGCTCGCTGCGCCCCGACGGCGTCGACAAGTACACCGCGCGCAAGGTCGTCGTCCTGGGTGCCGGCATGATGGGCGCCGGCATCGCCTACGTGATGGCCAAGGCCGGCGCGGAGGTCGTCCTCAAGGACGTCTCCGTCGAGGCCGCCGAGAAGGGCAAGTCCTACTCCGCGGGCCTGCTCGACAAGGCGATCAGCCGCGGCAAGTCGACCGAGGAGAAGAAGGCCGAGCTGCTCGACCGGATCACCGCGACCGACGACCCGGCCGCGGCCGCGGGCGCCGACATCGTGATCGAGGCGGTCTTCGAGGACCCGGCCCTGAAGGCCAAGGTCTTCGCCGAGATCCTGCCGCACCTCGCTCCCGACGCGCTGCTCTGCTCCAACACCTCCACCCTGCCGATCACCGAGCTGGCGGCGGGCCTGGAGAACGAGTCGGACCGCTCCCGCTTCATCGGCCTGCACTTCTTCTCGCCCGTCGACAAGATGCCGCTGGTCGAGATCATCTCCGGCAAGGAGACCGGCGACGAGGCGCTCGCCAAGGCCTACGACGTGGTCCTGCAGATGCGCAAGACCCCGATCGTGGTCAACGACAGCCGTGGCTTCTACACCTCGCGGGTCATCGGCTTCATGGTCAACGAGGGCCTGGCGATGCTGGCCGAGGGCATCCACCCCTGGAGCATCGAGCGGGGCACCACCTCGGCCGGCTACCCGGCGCCGGTGCTGCAGCTGACCGACGAGCTCAACATGGAGTTGATGGCCAAGATCGGCAAGGCCACCCAGGAGGCCGCCGAGCGCGACGGTGCGTCGTACACGCCGCACCCGGGCCAGGTCGTGGTCGAGAAGATGCTGGAGGCGGGTCGCCCCGGTCGCCTGCGCGGCGCCGGCTTCTACGACTACGCCGAGGGCAAGCGCGGCTCGCTGTGGCAGGGCCTCGCCGACCTCTTCCCGGTCTCCGAGGACCAGATCCCGATCGAGGACATCCGCGACCGGATGATGTTCGCCGAGGCACTGGAGACCGCGAAGTGCTTCGAGGAGAACGTCATCACCTCGGCCGCCGCGGCCAACATCGGCTCGATCATGGGCATCGGCTTCCCGCCGATGACCGGTGGCGCGGCGCAGTTCATGACCGGCTACGAGGACAAGGAGTCCGGTGAGATCGGGCTGCCCGCCTTCGTGAGGCGGGCCGACGAGCTCGCCGCGAAGTACGGCGACCGCTTCTCGGCCACCCCGTGGCTGCGCGACCTCGCCGCGTCGGGCAAGGGCTTCCCCGCCTGA